A window of the Glaciimonas sp. CA11.2 genome harbors these coding sequences:
- a CDS encoding nuclear transport factor 2 family protein encodes MNAQVQTTKQEVSEEFLMAFGQAWNRHDIDALMDFMAEDCTFHAAAGPELQGKTFTGREAVRAGFQLAWQTFPDAAWLDASHFVSGNRGVSESTFSGTKSDGTRIEARMVDVFTFHNGKIAVKNAFRKDRPPVVVAHVSA; translated from the coding sequence ATGAACGCTCAAGTACAAACAACCAAGCAAGAAGTATCAGAAGAATTTTTGATGGCCTTCGGCCAGGCATGGAACCGTCACGACATCGATGCACTGATGGATTTTATGGCAGAAGACTGCACCTTCCATGCAGCAGCCGGACCTGAATTACAAGGCAAAACTTTTACGGGACGCGAGGCCGTCCGTGCTGGCTTCCAACTTGCGTGGCAGACGTTCCCGGATGCCGCATGGCTTGATGCGAGCCACTTTGTCTCGGGCAATCGCGGCGTATCCGAAAGCACCTTCAGTGGCACCAAATCTGATGGCACCCGGATCGAAGCCCGGATGGTGGATGTCTTCACCTTCCACAACGGCAAAATCGCGGTGAAGAATGCCTTCCGTAAGGACCGTCCACCAGTTGTCGTTGCACACGTCAGCGCTTGA